The proteins below come from a single Alkalispirillum mobile genomic window:
- a CDS encoding YajG family lipoprotein yields the protein MPVRNLVLLMMAALVLAACAPASQTVRLDPRPDVAQSEEGQGITVALAVTDAREEHVIGFRDGDRGGSARIEPYEDPALGIRRGVERALVRRGFEVVDADAAADRRLRVELEDLYYERSPGVVTRGIHLEGRMSARAEQDGRSYTGVARARSERRMVHSPGETENEQMINEVVTRMLERLLDEAPLREMLRADEH from the coding sequence ATGCCTGTCCGAAACCTGGTTTTACTGATGATGGCGGCCTTGGTGCTCGCCGCCTGCGCACCCGCCTCACAGACCGTGCGCCTCGACCCGCGCCCTGATGTCGCACAAAGCGAGGAAGGGCAGGGGATTACCGTGGCGCTCGCCGTGACCGATGCGCGCGAGGAACACGTCATCGGGTTCCGCGACGGTGACCGTGGCGGCTCCGCGCGGATTGAGCCCTACGAGGATCCTGCGCTGGGGATCCGGCGCGGGGTGGAGCGCGCCCTGGTCCGCCGGGGTTTTGAGGTGGTCGATGCAGATGCCGCTGCCGACCGTCGCCTGCGGGTGGAACTGGAAGACCTTTACTATGAGCGCAGCCCCGGCGTCGTCACCCGCGGGATCCACCTCGAGGGCCGCATGTCTGCCCGCGCAGAGCAGGACGGCCGGAGCTACACCGGTGTGGCGCGTGCCCGCTCGGAGCGCCGGATGGTGCACTCGCCGGGCGAGACCGAGAACGAACAGATGATCAACGAGGTGGTCACACGGATGCTGGAGCGGCTTCTGGATGAGGCCCCACTGCGCGAGATGCTCCGCGCGGATGAACACTGA
- a CDS encoding quinone-dependent dihydroorotate dehydrogenase → MYSLLRPLLMRMDAERSHEFALAWMNRVDRAGLGRLLRGHHLPDNPRRVMGLTFPNPVGLAAGLDKNAEYLEALGRVGFGFIEVGTVTPRPQPGNPEPRLFRLPEHRAIINRMGFNNQGVDAMVQRLRTTRYQGVLGVNIGKNKDTPTERAADDYLECLQKVYPYADYVTVNVSSPNTPGLRELQGGELLETLLGRLVHLRDVLAGEYRRYVPLVVKIAPDMDETQRAWFCEQVLAHGIDGVAATNTTLSRDGVGSHPLAAETGGLSGEPLRDRAQAVLEDLSARLGGRVPLIGIGGIMNGADARDRMEAGADLLQVYSGFIYKGPKLLEDVLSALRNGT, encoded by the coding sequence TTGTATTCACTGTTACGACCGCTGTTGATGCGCATGGATGCGGAGCGCAGCCACGAGTTCGCGCTCGCGTGGATGAACCGGGTGGACCGTGCCGGGCTGGGCCGCTTGCTGCGCGGGCACCACCTGCCGGACAACCCGCGCCGGGTGATGGGACTGACCTTCCCGAACCCCGTCGGGCTGGCCGCCGGCCTGGACAAGAATGCCGAATACCTGGAGGCACTCGGGCGGGTGGGTTTCGGGTTCATTGAGGTGGGCACCGTCACACCACGCCCGCAACCGGGCAACCCGGAGCCCAGGTTGTTCCGCCTGCCCGAGCACCGGGCCATCATCAACCGGATGGGTTTCAACAACCAGGGCGTGGACGCCATGGTTCAACGCCTGCGCACCACGCGTTACCAAGGGGTGCTAGGGGTGAATATCGGGAAGAACAAGGACACCCCTACCGAGCGGGCCGCCGACGATTACCTCGAGTGCCTGCAAAAGGTCTATCCTTACGCTGACTATGTCACCGTCAATGTCTCCTCGCCCAACACGCCGGGTTTGCGTGAGCTGCAGGGGGGAGAACTGTTAGAGACCCTGCTGGGCCGACTGGTGCACCTAAGGGATGTTTTGGCGGGGGAGTACCGCCGCTATGTGCCGTTGGTGGTCAAGATCGCCCCCGACATGGACGAGACGCAACGGGCCTGGTTCTGCGAACAGGTCCTGGCGCACGGCATCGACGGGGTGGCGGCCACCAATACCACGCTCTCTCGCGACGGTGTGGGGAGCCACCCGCTGGCAGCGGAGACCGGTGGCTTGTCCGGCGAACCCCTGCGGGACCGGGCCCAGGCTGTGCTGGAGGACCTCTCCGCGCGGTTGGGGGGGCGGGTGCCGCTGATTGGCATCGGCGGGATCATGAACGGCGCGGATGCACGGGACCGCATGGAGGCGGGCGCGGATCTGCTGCAGGTCTATTCCGGGTTCATCTACAAGGGGCCGAAGCTTCTCGAGGACGTGCTGAGCGCCCTCCGCAACGGTACCTGA
- a CDS encoding NrdJb — MAKKIEAKIVDYGVVKPEDERPTEARNEIDIEHMHERIQRPEALEGQTYKIKTPLSEHALYVTINDVVLNPGTEHEVRRPFEIFINSKNMDHFQWIVALTRIISAVFRKGGDCTFLAEELRSVFDPRGGYFKRGGRFMPSLVAEIGDVIETHLKAIGMLEADELDEHQKRFIEQKRAEVEGGGAPANDGDGERGGFPENSELCIKCNTKAMVQMDGCLTCLNCGESKCG, encoded by the coding sequence ATGGCCAAAAAGATTGAAGCGAAGATCGTCGATTACGGCGTGGTCAAGCCGGAGGATGAACGACCGACCGAGGCCCGTAACGAGATCGACATCGAACACATGCACGAACGTATCCAGCGCCCCGAGGCGCTGGAGGGGCAGACGTACAAAATCAAGACCCCGCTCTCCGAGCACGCCCTGTACGTCACCATCAACGACGTCGTACTGAACCCGGGCACCGAGCACGAGGTGCGCCGCCCCTTCGAGATCTTCATCAACTCGAAGAACATGGACCACTTCCAGTGGATTGTGGCCCTGACGCGTATCATCTCCGCGGTGTTCCGCAAGGGTGGCGACTGCACGTTCCTGGCCGAGGAGTTGCGCTCGGTGTTCGACCCGCGGGGCGGCTACTTCAAGCGGGGCGGCCGGTTCATGCCCTCGCTGGTGGCCGAGATCGGCGATGTCATCGAGACCCACCTGAAGGCCATCGGCATGCTTGAGGCGGACGAACTGGACGAGCACCAGAAGCGTTTTATCGAGCAGAAGCGGGCCGAAGTTGAGGGCGGTGGCGCGCCGGCCAATGACGGTGACGGTGAGCGCGGCGGGTTTCCGGAGAACTCCGAACTCTGCATCAAGTGCAACACCAAGGCCATGGTGCAGATGGACGGTTGCCTGACCTGCCTGAACTGCGGCGAGTCGAAGTGTGGTTAA
- a CDS encoding patatin-like phospholipase family protein — protein MAGAQRRSMKIGLALGSGAARGWAHIGVIKALRELGIEPDVVAGTSIGAIVGAYYAAGRIDGFHDWVQQLGRREIMGLADITVGSGLVDGQKLRNLYARHLDDATIENLAIPFAAVATEVENGTEVWLQEGPIADALRASSAVPGLFSPVLMGGRWLADGGLVNPVPVSVCRALGAERIIAVNLNGDLLGRHARQPHDHPKTPRQRGPSGWITYLPDGVKERTASLIKQWLPVATTAKRGGAEADPDRPGILDVAASAINVMQDRITRSRMAGDPPDVIITPRLAHLGLLEFDRGQEAIAKGYDATMEFQASLKSLEPTRR, from the coding sequence ATGGCCGGCGCACAACGCCGTAGCATGAAGATCGGCCTGGCGCTGGGCAGTGGGGCGGCCCGGGGCTGGGCCCATATCGGGGTCATCAAGGCCCTGCGTGAGCTGGGTATCGAGCCCGATGTGGTGGCCGGCACCTCCATCGGCGCCATCGTCGGCGCTTACTACGCTGCCGGGCGGATCGACGGCTTTCATGATTGGGTGCAGCAACTGGGCCGGCGCGAGATCATGGGGCTGGCGGATATCACCGTGGGCAGCGGCCTGGTGGACGGCCAGAAGCTGCGTAACCTCTACGCTCGCCACTTGGACGATGCCACTATTGAAAACCTGGCCATCCCCTTCGCCGCCGTTGCGACCGAAGTGGAAAATGGCACCGAAGTCTGGTTGCAGGAGGGGCCGATAGCCGATGCGCTGCGCGCGTCCTCCGCGGTGCCGGGGCTTTTTTCGCCCGTGCTGATGGGGGGTCGCTGGCTGGCGGATGGGGGCCTGGTCAATCCGGTACCGGTATCCGTTTGCCGCGCCTTGGGGGCCGAGCGGATCATTGCCGTCAATCTGAATGGCGATCTTCTGGGGCGCCACGCGCGACAACCGCATGATCACCCGAAAACCCCCCGCCAGCGCGGTCCGTCCGGGTGGATCACATACCTGCCGGACGGGGTCAAGGAGCGGACCGCGTCACTGATCAAGCAGTGGTTGCCGGTGGCAACCACTGCAAAGCGTGGGGGTGCGGAGGCGGACCCGGACCGGCCGGGTATACTGGATGTGGCCGCCTCGGCAATCAACGTCATGCAGGACCGAATCACCCGCAGCCGTATGGCCGGTGATCCGCCGGATGTCATCATCACGCCGCGCCTGGCCCATCTGGGCCTGCTCGAGTTTGACCGCGGGCAGGAGGCGATTGCCAAGGGTTATGACGCTACAATGGAGTTTCAGGCCTCCCTCAAGAGCCTGGAGCCGACAAGGAGATAG
- a CDS encoding M48 family metallopeptidase gives MASDFFRRQEAARRSTRWLLVLFLLAVLAIVSIVNLLLLWGFHGGAWTTLWAGDRPMVERLSQVWSLAGGTIGWASAILLGTIGFFSLAMTLKLRRGGAVVARELDARPVPPATEDAQERLLRNVVEEMALASGLPVPGVYVMDREPGINAFAAGFGPEDAVVAVTRGALEKLDRDELQAVVAHEFSHIFNGDTRLNMHLLGVLHGLEAFAVLGRVLMRRSVWAAPSRRNPAPAGEGNPADGAAVSFLLGAFVFLFGQLGAFFGALIKAAICRQRERLADASAVQYTRQPEGLAGALSKIAVGRELGSALVAGRRQEVSHMLFAHGLGFGGPWLHWLATHPPVEERLRALDPRWSRASLESIRRQLERRRVARREAERRQQSQRRETERTPGSPFNALPLAADAGLPGVALWGALAASGELEERRLAQARALLESLPAHARSAAQDPQRAPALALALLLSDQAEVRQKQQALVGETLGDEVLNALQTIQAERDAAPWSPGHRLPLLELALPALNHQPETFLQRWLLALSRVIGADGRVAFHEYALGRMARVQVQRAVRPREHRAGRLALHQVMSATGRLFAGFTWAGHPGNPEGARAAYQAAMTRMLIPAPPEWEAPEDWVSGMDEALRQLDGLRGEMKQTLLEGLAQAAIHAGRVTVDEAELVRAIALLLGVPVPLLLPFDSEAAGDRTNGPGGADENPVPDLG, from the coding sequence ATGGCATCCGATTTTTTCCGGCGGCAGGAGGCAGCGCGGCGCAGCACGCGCTGGCTGCTGGTGCTTTTCCTGCTGGCGGTGCTGGCGATCGTATCCATTGTCAACCTGTTGCTGCTGTGGGGGTTCCATGGCGGCGCGTGGACGACGCTCTGGGCCGGTGACCGCCCCATGGTGGAGCGCCTGTCCCAGGTCTGGTCGCTGGCGGGCGGCACGATTGGCTGGGCCAGTGCGATTCTGCTGGGTACCATCGGCTTTTTCAGCCTCGCCATGACCCTGAAACTGCGGCGGGGCGGTGCCGTGGTGGCCCGCGAGCTGGATGCCCGGCCGGTGCCACCTGCCACCGAGGACGCCCAGGAGCGGCTGCTCCGCAATGTGGTCGAGGAGATGGCGCTGGCCTCCGGGTTGCCCGTGCCTGGCGTTTACGTGATGGATCGGGAACCCGGGATCAATGCCTTCGCAGCCGGTTTCGGCCCGGAGGACGCGGTGGTGGCGGTCACCCGGGGAGCACTGGAAAAGCTCGATCGCGACGAATTACAGGCAGTGGTCGCCCATGAGTTCAGCCACATCTTCAATGGTGACACGCGGCTGAACATGCACTTGCTCGGCGTGCTCCACGGCCTGGAGGCCTTTGCTGTGCTCGGCCGGGTCCTGATGAGACGGAGTGTCTGGGCGGCGCCATCCCGGCGCAATCCGGCGCCAGCGGGCGAGGGCAATCCGGCAGACGGCGCCGCAGTCTCCTTCCTGCTCGGGGCCTTCGTGTTCCTGTTCGGCCAGCTCGGCGCCTTCTTCGGTGCGCTGATCAAGGCGGCCATCTGCCGACAGCGCGAGCGGCTTGCCGATGCCTCGGCGGTCCAGTATACCCGGCAACCGGAGGGCCTCGCCGGGGCGTTGAGCAAGATCGCTGTTGGCCGGGAACTGGGCTCTGCCCTGGTTGCCGGCCGGCGCCAGGAGGTCAGCCACATGCTGTTCGCCCACGGGCTGGGTTTCGGCGGCCCGTGGCTGCACTGGTTGGCGACCCACCCGCCGGTGGAAGAGCGGCTGCGGGCGCTGGACCCACGCTGGTCCCGCGCCAGCCTGGAGTCGATCCGCAGGCAACTGGAGCGCCGCCGGGTGGCACGCCGGGAGGCGGAGCGCCGGCAGCAGTCGCAGCGCCGTGAAACGGAGCGAACCCCCGGCTCACCCTTCAACGCGTTGCCGCTGGCCGCGGACGCGGGGCTCCCCGGCGTCGCGCTGTGGGGCGCCCTGGCAGCCAGCGGCGAGTTGGAAGAGCGCCGCCTGGCACAGGCCCGGGCGCTGCTGGAAAGCCTCCCGGCCCATGCCCGTTCCGCGGCCCAGGACCCGCAGCGTGCGCCCGCGCTGGCCCTGGCCCTGTTACTGAGTGACCAGGCAGAGGTCCGTCAGAAGCAGCAGGCCCTGGTCGGCGAGACGCTTGGCGACGAGGTCTTGAACGCGCTGCAAACGATCCAGGCCGAGCGAGACGCGGCGCCCTGGTCACCCGGCCACCGGCTACCGTTACTGGAGTTGGCGTTACCAGCACTCAACCACCAGCCGGAGACCTTCCTGCAGCGCTGGTTGCTGGCCCTGTCGCGGGTGATCGGGGCCGATGGTCGGGTGGCCTTTCACGAATACGCCCTGGGGCGCATGGCGCGGGTTCAGGTACAACGTGCGGTGCGCCCCCGTGAGCACCGTGCCGGCCGCCTGGCGCTGCACCAGGTCATGTCGGCAACGGGCCGTCTGTTCGCCGGGTTCACCTGGGCCGGCCATCCCGGCAACCCCGAGGGCGCGCGGGCTGCCTACCAGGCTGCAATGACCAGGATGCTCATACCGGCGCCGCCCGAGTGGGAAGCGCCGGAAGACTGGGTGTCCGGTATGGACGAAGCGCTACGGCAGTTGGACGGCCTGCGCGGTGAGATGAAACAGACGTTACTCGAGGGCCTGGCCCAGGCTGCCATCCACGCCGGGCGGGTCACCGTGGACGAGGCGGAGCTGGTGCGGGCCATCGCCCTGCTGCTGGGGGTGCCGGTGCCCTTGCTCCTTCCCTTTGACTCGGAGGCGGCCGGGGACCGGACCAACGGCCCGGGTGGCGCTGACGAGAATCCGGTACCCGACCTCGGTTAA
- a CDS encoding adenosylcobalamin-dependent ribonucleoside-diphosphate reductase — MTTAAKVRALPNATADIPLQSASEDIWDKKYRLKSKDGQVIDESVDHTWQRVARALAEVEKTKKLREHWYERFLWALRRGAIPAGRITSNAGAWEHKPATSTINCTVSGTVQDSMDDILQKVHEAGLTLKAGCGIGYEFSTLRPRGAYVSGAGAYTSGSLSFMDIYDRMCFTVSSAGGRRGAQMATFDVGHPDVLDFIRAKREDGRLRQFNLSLLITEEFMQAVEEDANWPLAFPLTEREAETDNIDLKDSEQVIWREWPTTEPYINDEKGLVACRIYRTVRARRLWDMIMTSTYDFAEPGFILIDRVNEMNNNWFCEDIRATNPCGEQPLPPYGACLLGSVNLTKFVRDPFTEKARFDWQEYAEVVSVFTRMLDNVVEINGLPLDEQRREIERKRRHGMGFLGLGSTLTMLRMKYGDEDSLAFTEKVSREMALAGWRTGVELAEEKGPAPIMDETFIVDQAMLAKRPEMAVDGYKVGDEVQGRVLLAKYSHYMQKVAEVDGELVEQIAEKGARFSHHTSIAPTGTISLSLANNASNGIEPSFAHHYFRNVIREGRKSKEKVDVFSFELLAYRHFVDPDAVPSTDPETRNLPEYFITADSVTPKQHVDIQAAAQKWVDSSISKTANVPTDYPYEDFKDIYRYAYEQGLKGCTTFRFNPEAFQGVLVTEKDLTNTFYKFKLEDGSEVELRGDEEVEYDGEVHTAANLYDALKEGYYGKF, encoded by the coding sequence ATGACCACAGCAGCCAAGGTGCGCGCCTTGCCGAATGCCACGGCCGACATTCCGCTACAGAGTGCGTCCGAGGACATCTGGGACAAGAAATACCGCCTGAAGTCCAAGGACGGTCAGGTGATCGACGAGAGTGTCGACCACACCTGGCAGCGGGTCGCCCGCGCCCTGGCCGAGGTGGAAAAAACCAAGAAACTGCGCGAGCACTGGTACGAGCGCTTCCTCTGGGCGCTGCGCCGGGGCGCCATTCCGGCCGGCCGGATCACCTCCAATGCCGGCGCCTGGGAGCACAAGCCCGCCACCTCCACCATCAACTGCACGGTCTCCGGCACTGTCCAGGACTCGATGGACGACATCCTGCAAAAGGTGCACGAGGCGGGCCTGACCCTGAAGGCCGGCTGCGGGATCGGCTACGAGTTCTCCACCCTGCGCCCGCGCGGGGCCTACGTCTCCGGGGCAGGGGCCTACACCTCCGGGTCGCTGTCCTTCATGGATATCTATGACCGGATGTGCTTCACCGTCTCCTCCGCCGGTGGCCGCCGGGGCGCGCAGATGGCCACCTTCGACGTGGGCCACCCGGACGTGCTCGACTTCATCCGCGCCAAGCGCGAGGACGGGCGCCTGCGCCAGTTCAATCTCAGCCTGCTGATCACCGAGGAGTTCATGCAGGCGGTTGAGGAAGACGCCAACTGGCCGCTGGCCTTCCCGCTCACCGAACGTGAGGCCGAGACCGACAACATCGACCTGAAGGACAGCGAGCAGGTCATCTGGCGGGAATGGCCCACCACCGAGCCCTACATCAACGACGAGAAGGGCCTGGTGGCCTGCCGCATCTACCGCACTGTCAGGGCGCGGCGGTTGTGGGACATGATCATGACCTCCACCTACGACTTCGCGGAGCCCGGGTTCATCCTGATCGACCGGGTCAACGAGATGAACAACAACTGGTTCTGCGAAGACATCCGGGCCACCAACCCCTGCGGCGAGCAGCCGTTGCCCCCCTACGGCGCCTGCCTGCTGGGTTCGGTCAACCTGACCAAGTTCGTGCGCGACCCCTTCACCGAAAAAGCGCGCTTCGACTGGCAGGAGTACGCCGAGGTGGTCTCAGTGTTTACCCGGATGCTCGACAACGTCGTGGAGATCAACGGCCTGCCGCTGGACGAGCAGCGCCGCGAGATCGAGCGCAAGCGCCGGCACGGCATGGGCTTCCTGGGCCTCGGCTCCACCCTCACCATGCTGCGCATGAAGTACGGTGACGAGGACTCCCTGGCCTTCACCGAGAAGGTTTCCCGGGAGATGGCCCTGGCCGGCTGGCGCACCGGCGTCGAACTGGCCGAAGAGAAGGGCCCGGCGCCGATCATGGACGAGACCTTCATCGTGGACCAGGCCATGCTGGCGAAGCGCCCGGAGATGGCTGTGGACGGCTACAAGGTGGGCGACGAGGTGCAGGGCCGGGTGCTGCTGGCCAAGTACAGCCACTACATGCAGAAGGTCGCCGAGGTGGACGGCGAGCTGGTCGAGCAGATCGCGGAGAAGGGCGCGCGGTTCTCACACCACACCTCCATTGCCCCCACCGGCACCATCTCGCTGTCCCTGGCCAACAACGCCAGCAACGGCATCGAGCCCAGCTTCGCGCACCATTACTTCCGCAACGTGATCCGCGAGGGGCGCAAGTCGAAAGAGAAGGTGGACGTCTTCTCCTTCGAGCTGCTGGCTTACCGGCACTTCGTGGACCCGGACGCGGTGCCCTCCACCGACCCGGAAACCCGTAATCTGCCGGAGTACTTCATCACCGCCGACTCGGTCACGCCGAAGCAGCACGTGGACATCCAGGCCGCGGCGCAGAAGTGGGTGGACTCCTCCATCTCGAAGACCGCCAACGTGCCCACGGACTATCCTTACGAGGATTTCAAGGACATCTACCGCTACGCCTACGAGCAGGGGCTGAAGGGCTGCACCACCTTCCGCTTCAATCCGGAGGCGTTCCAGGGAGTGCTGGTCACCGAGAAGGACCTGACCAACACGTTCTACAAGTTCAAGCTGGAAGACGGTAGCGAGGTGGAACTGCGCGGTGACGAGGAAGTGGAGTACGACGGCGAAGTGCACACCGCCGCCAACCTCTACGACGCGCTGAAAGAAGGCTACTACGGCAAGTTCTGA
- a CDS encoding LemA family protein — protein MEVTLILLLVFLALVVIGGVVIYNRLVKLRNRFKNAFAQIDVQLTRRHDLIPNLVETARAYMSHERETLEAVVQARNQAEQGLRNAASDPTDPGRMQQLSSAESGLSGALGRLFAVVENYPDLKANQNMMQLSEELTSTENRVAFARQAYNDAVMNYNTAREVFPNSVIAGTFNFLPAALLEIEDPTKREVPQVSF, from the coding sequence ATGGAAGTCACCCTCATTCTACTGCTGGTTTTTCTCGCGCTGGTCGTCATCGGCGGGGTGGTCATCTACAACCGGCTGGTCAAGCTGCGCAACCGGTTCAAGAACGCCTTTGCCCAGATCGATGTGCAACTCACACGCCGCCACGACCTGATCCCCAACCTGGTGGAGACCGCCCGGGCCTACATGAGCCATGAGCGGGAAACACTGGAAGCCGTGGTCCAGGCCAGGAACCAGGCGGAGCAAGGCCTCCGAAACGCCGCATCGGACCCGACCGACCCGGGCCGCATGCAGCAGCTCTCAAGCGCGGAGTCGGGGCTCAGTGGTGCACTGGGCCGCCTGTTCGCGGTGGTGGAGAATTACCCCGACCTCAAGGCCAACCAGAACATGATGCAACTCTCCGAGGAGTTGACCTCCACGGAAAATCGCGTCGCGTTCGCCCGTCAGGCATACAACGATGCGGTGATGAACTACAACACGGCGCGTGAGGTGTTCCCCAACAGCGTCATAGCCGGGACCTTCAACTTCCTGCCTGCAGCGTTGCTGGAGATCGAAGACCCCACCAAGCGTGAAGTCCCCCAGGTCTCCTTCTGA
- a CDS encoding ParA family protein, giving the protein MRRVVFNQKGGVGKSTITCNLAAIAAARGLSTLVVDLDPQGNTSQYLLGEDTEAMEDTLAGFFDQMLSFRLYPRDSSEFIHQTPHENLAVMPAHRELTELMGKLESRYKIYKLREALAALGEQYDSIWIDTPPALNFFTRSALIAADRCLIPFDCDDFSRRALYELLFNVREIQEDHNADLAVEGIIVNQFQARASLPRQVVDELVAEDLPVLDAYLSSSVKVRESHQQARPLLHLAPKHKLTAEFEALYDLLHPTD; this is encoded by the coding sequence ATGCGTCGAGTCGTTTTCAACCAGAAGGGCGGGGTCGGCAAATCCACCATTACCTGCAACCTGGCGGCCATCGCTGCCGCGCGCGGGTTGTCCACCCTGGTAGTGGACCTGGACCCGCAGGGCAATACCAGCCAGTACCTGCTGGGAGAGGACACCGAAGCCATGGAGGACACCCTGGCCGGGTTTTTCGACCAGATGTTGAGCTTTCGCCTGTATCCTCGCGACAGTTCAGAGTTTATTCATCAGACGCCCCACGAGAACCTCGCGGTCATGCCAGCCCACAGGGAGCTGACCGAATTGATGGGCAAGCTGGAGAGCCGATACAAGATCTACAAGCTGCGTGAGGCCCTCGCCGCTCTGGGCGAGCAGTACGACAGCATCTGGATCGATACGCCTCCGGCCCTCAACTTCTTTACCCGCTCCGCCCTGATAGCCGCCGACCGCTGCCTCATCCCGTTCGATTGCGACGATTTCTCCCGTCGGGCGCTCTACGAGTTGCTGTTTAACGTCCGCGAGATCCAGGAGGATCACAACGCCGATCTCGCTGTCGAAGGGATTATCGTCAACCAGTTCCAGGCCCGGGCCAGCTTACCCCGGCAGGTGGTGGACGAACTGGTCGCCGAGGACTTGCCGGTCCTGGATGCCTACCTGTCCTCCTCGGTGAAGGTGCGCGAATCGCACCAACAGGCCCGGCCGCTGCTGCACCTCGCCCCGAAGCACAAGCTGACCGCGGAATTCGAGGCGCTGTACGACCTGCTACACCCGACTGACTGA
- a CDS encoding lytic murein transglycosylase has product MLKRLAPLSALTLLLAAPAYAQASDDEFQQCIATLGDQAREAGLSESAIEKALSDVTRLERVISSDRSQPEFVQTFWQYLDQRVTDRRVERGRELLEEHEDLLWRIHADYGVRPQYLVALWGMETNFGGYFGDVPVIDALATLACDTRRSDFFRTQVVEAVRILDEGHMDREGMVGSWAGAMGHTQFMPSTFTAYAVDYDGSGRIDLWNSLPDAFASSANYLQSLGWVDGQRWGREVILPEGFDYALAAPDERRAVSEWRALGVLQTDGQRVPYSGVEAELMLPSGYQGPAFLVYENFRKIMRWNASTSYALAVGVLADRIAGAGDLAALPAEPPEAMRIDDVKALQEALNALGYDAGPVDGQPGPQTRQAIRGFQQDTGLPADGHPSPRVLEAVRARGDG; this is encoded by the coding sequence ATGCTGAAACGCCTGGCCCCGCTGAGTGCCCTGACCCTGCTGCTAGCCGCCCCGGCCTATGCGCAGGCCAGCGATGATGAGTTTCAGCAGTGTATTGCCACGCTCGGCGATCAGGCCCGGGAGGCGGGCCTGTCCGAGAGCGCAATCGAGAAAGCACTATCGGATGTGACCCGGCTGGAGCGGGTCATCAGCAGTGACCGGAGCCAGCCCGAGTTCGTCCAGACCTTCTGGCAGTACCTGGATCAGCGGGTCACGGATCGACGGGTGGAACGGGGCCGGGAGTTGCTGGAGGAGCACGAAGACCTGCTTTGGCGCATCCACGCCGACTACGGCGTGCGCCCGCAATACCTGGTCGCCCTCTGGGGCATGGAGACCAACTTCGGCGGCTACTTTGGTGACGTACCGGTCATCGACGCCCTGGCCACTCTGGCCTGCGACACGCGGCGCAGCGATTTCTTCCGCACCCAGGTGGTGGAGGCCGTCCGCATCCTGGACGAGGGGCACATGGACCGTGAGGGCATGGTGGGCTCCTGGGCCGGTGCCATGGGCCACACGCAGTTCATGCCCTCCACCTTCACGGCCTACGCGGTGGACTACGATGGCAGCGGGCGGATCGACCTCTGGAACAGCCTGCCGGACGCCTTTGCCTCCTCCGCCAACTACCTGCAGTCGCTCGGCTGGGTGGACGGTCAGCGCTGGGGGCGCGAGGTCATTCTGCCCGAGGGCTTCGACTACGCCCTGGCCGCCCCGGACGAGCGGCGGGCCGTCAGTGAGTGGCGGGCGCTCGGGGTCCTCCAGACCGATGGCCAACGGGTGCCTTACAGCGGGGTCGAGGCGGAACTGATGCTGCCTTCCGGCTACCAGGGCCCGGCGTTCCTGGTCTACGAGAACTTCCGCAAGATCATGCGCTGGAACGCCTCAACATCCTACGCACTGGCGGTCGGTGTCCTGGCTGACCGGATCGCCGGCGCGGGTGATCTCGCCGCCCTCCCGGCGGAGCCCCCGGAGGCTATGCGGATCGATGACGTTAAAGCGCTGCAGGAAGCGCTTAACGCCCTCGGTTACGACGCCGGACCGGTGGACGGCCAGCCCGGCCCCCAGACCCGGCAGGCCATCCGTGGCTTCCAGCAGGATACCGGCCTGCCGGCGGACGGCCACCCGTCACCCCGCGTGCTGGAGGCGGTGCGGGCCCGTGGCGACGGCTGA